The following are encoded together in the Marmota flaviventris isolate mMarFla1 chromosome 18, mMarFla1.hap1, whole genome shotgun sequence genome:
- the Calm3 gene encoding calmodulin-3 translates to MADQLTEEQIAEFKEAFSLFDKDGDGTITTKELGTVMRSLGQNPTEAELQDMINEVDADGNGTIDFPEFLTMMARKMKDTDSEEEIREAFRVFDKDGNGYISAAELRHVMTNLGEKLTDEEVDEMIREADIDGDGQVNYEEFVQMMTAK, encoded by the exons ATG GCTGACCAGCTAACTGAGGAGCAGATCGCAG AGTTCAAGGAGGCCTTCTCCCTCTTCGACAAGGATGGAGATGGCACTATTACCACCAAGGAGTTGGGGACAGTGATGAGATCCCTGGGACAGAACCCCACTGAAGCAGAACTGCAAGACATGATCAATGAGGTGGACGCAGACG GAAACGGGACCATTGACTTCCCGGAGTTTCTGACCATGATGGCCAGAAAAATGAAGGACACAGACAGTGAGGAGGAGATCCGAGAGGCATTCCGCGTCTTTGACAAG GATGGGAATGGCTACATCAGTGCCGCAGAGCTGCGTCACGTAATGACGAACCTGGGGGAGAAGCTGACCGATGAGGAAGTGGATGAGATGATCAGAGAGGCTGACATTGACGGAGATGGCCAGGTCAATTATGAAG AGTTTGTACAGATGATGACTGCAAAGTGA
- the Gng8 gene encoding guanine nucleotide-binding protein G(I)/G(S)/G(O) subunit gamma-8, translating into MSNNMAKIAEARKTVEQLKLEVNIDRMKVSQAAAELLAFCETHAKDDPLVTPVPAAENPFRDKRLFCVLL; encoded by the exons ATGTCCAACAACATGGCCAAGATCGCTGAGGCCCGCAAGACGGTGGAACAGCTGAAGCTGGAGGTGAACATCGACCGCATGAAG GTGTCGCAGGCGGCGGCTGAGCTCCTGGCTTTCTGTGAGACGCACGCCAAAGATGACCCGCTGGTGACACCTGTACCCGCCGCCGAAAATCCCTTCCGCGACAAGCGCCTCTTTTGCGTCCTGCTCTAA
- the Ptgir gene encoding prostacyclin receptor, with protein sequence MADSCRNLTYVRGSVGPATSTLMFVAGVVGNGLALGILGARRQSRPSAFAVLVTGLAVTDLLGTSFLSPAVFVAYARNSSLLGLAQGGHALCDAFAFAMTFFGLASTLILFAMAVERCLALSHPYLYAQLDGPRCARLALPAIYTFCTLFCALPLLGLGQHQQYCPGSWCFIRMRSTEPGGCAFSLAYASLVALLVTAIVLCNGSVTLSLCRMYRQQRRHQGSLVPSSRAREDEVDHLILLALMTGIMAVCSLPLTIRGFTQAIAPDSSEMGDLLAFRFNAFNPILDPWVFILFRKTVFQRLRLWLCCLCSRPARGDSQTPLSRPAPGRGDPRVPGTALQGKEGSWVPLSAWGEGQVAPVPPAPRSSGSTVGTPSKAEVACSLC encoded by the exons ATGGCAGATTCCTGCAGGAACCTCACTTACGTTCGGGGCTCCGTAGGACCGGCCACCAGCACCCTGATGTTTGTGGCGGGTGTGGTGGGCAACGGGCTGGCACTGGGCATCCTAGGGGCCCGGCGACAGTCACGCCCATCAGCCTTTGCTGTGTTGGTCACGGGACTGGCGGTGACAGACCTGCTGGGCACGAGCTTCCTGAGTCCAGCCGTGTTCGTGGCCTATGCTCGAAACAGCTCGCTGCTGGGGCTGGCCCAGGGGGGCCACGCGCTCTGCGATGCCTTCGCCTTCGCCATGACCTTCTTCGGCCTGGCCTCCACGCTCATCCTCTTCGCCATGGCCGTGGAGCGCTGCCTGGCACTCAGCCACCCCTATCTGTACGCCCAGCTGGATGGGCCACGCTGTGCCCGCCTGGCGCTGCCTGCCATCTACACCTTCTGCACCCTCTTCTGCGCCCTGCCCCTGCTGGGCCTGGGTCAACACCAGCAGTACTGCCCCGGCAGCTGGTGTTTCATCCGCATGCGCTCCACAGAGCCCGGTGGCTGTGCCTTCTCACTGGCCTATGCCAGCCTTGTGGCCCTGCTGGTGACTGCCATTGTCCTGTGCAATGGCTCTGTCACCCTCAGCCTCTGCCGCATGTACCGTCAGCAGAGGCGCCACCAGGGATCCCTGGTCCCCAGCTCCCGGGCACGCGAAGACGAGGTTGACCACCTGATTCTGCTGGCCCTCATGACAGGCATCATGGCTGTGTGCTCCCTGCCTCTCACG ATCCGAGGCTTCACCCAGGCCATCGCGCCGGACAGCAGCGAGATGGGGGACCTGCTCGCCTTCCGCTTCAACGCCTTCAACCCCatcctggacccctgggtcttcATTCTCTTCCGCAAGACGGTCTTCCAGCGACTCCGCCTCTGGCTCTGCTGCCTGTGCTCCCGGCCCGCCCGCGGCGACTCGCAGACCCCGCTCTCCCGGCCCGCCCCAGGGAGGGGGGACCCCCGGGTCCCTGGTACCGCTCtccaggggaaggaggggagctGGGTGCCGCTGTCGGCCTGGGGCGAGGGGCAGGTGGCGCCCGTGCCTCCTGCGCCGCGGTCCAGCGGCAGCACCGTGGGAACGCCGTCCAAAGCCGAGGTCGCCTGCTCCCTCTGCTGA